The Candidatus Neptunochlamydia vexilliferae genome segment TCTCTTTTCTGGGGTGAGTTCTGTGAAATACTGACCTTACTCCATTGAGAGCAATCCTTACTCTAGAGCCAGATCCTTCGGAAATCTCTGCTCCCAGAGTTTTTAATAGAGCTTCTACGTCCTTCCAGGGCACTCC includes the following:
- a CDS encoding type II toxin-antitoxin system HicA family toxin; translation: MSRKHKRTLELVFKEPVQAGVPWKDVEALLKTLGAEISEGSGSRVRIALNGVRSVFHRTHPRKETDKGALRDMKRFLIAAGVKL